A genomic window from Sparus aurata chromosome 4, fSpaAur1.1, whole genome shotgun sequence includes:
- the supv3l1 gene encoding ATP-dependent RNA helicase SUPV3L1, mitochondrial, with the protein MSLNRCMYLFSRLQRHISPRTARITAGSCHVPSGVLHKQHQAGSGVCSRHVSSNSSSPKPPDTSLFVPVPLKTDPAVDGSVGAELTQPLDKNQLLKMLNKFYKRKEMQKLASDHGLDARLFHQAFISFRKYVLEMTALPADLHIILSDICFGAGHVDDIYPYFMRHAKQVFPMLDCMEDLRKISDLRHPANWYPEARAIQRKVIFHAGPTNSGKTYHAIQRFLAAKSGVYCGPLKLLAHEIFEKTNTAGVRCDLVTGEERTFTDPEGRAAGHVACTIEMCSVNTPYEVAVIDEIQMIRDLSRGWAWTRALLGLCAEEIHVCGEPAAIDFIREMMFTTGEEVEVHNYERLTPFTILDQAVESLDNLRPGDCIVCFSKNDIYSISRQIEARGLECAVIYGSLPPGTKLSQAKKFNDPDDACKILVATDAIGMGLNLSIRRIIFNSLIKPNINEKGEKQMDTISTSQALQIAGRAGRFSSKFKEGEVTTMHRDDLPVLKEILSQSVDPIETAGLHPTAEQIEMFAYHLPDASLSNLVDIFVSLSQVDGVYFVCNIDDFKFLADMIQHIPLNLRARYVFCTAPINKKQPFVCTSFLKFARQFSRDEPLTFDWVCRHVNWPLALPKNIKDLVHLEAVHDVLDLYLWLSYRFMDMFPDTAMVRKIQQELDETIQEGVLNITRLIRATDSTITDMHGNVGTSSSNNVTGSKGQRGQGVSGVVIDSSLASRLVRDGLLTPDLLRQLQREWSKDTDDKNNDNKGKRKKKKK; encoded by the exons ATGTCGCTAAACCGGtgcatgtatttgttttctcGGCTTCAACGCCACATTAGCCCTCGGACTGCCAGGATCACCGCTGGTAGCTGTCATGTGCCTTCTGGTGTTTTACATAAACAGCACCAGGCTGGTTCTGGTGTTTGTAGCAGACATGTTTCGTCAAACAGCTCCTCCCCAAAACCCCCGGACACCTCTCTGTTTGTCCCCGTCCCTCTGAAGACGGACCCCGCGGTGGACGGAAGTGTGGGAGCAGAGCTGACCCAGCCGCTCGATAAGA ATCAGCTGCTGAAAATGCTGAACAAGTTTTATAAGAGGAAAGAGATGCAGAAGCTGGCATCAGACCATGGCCTGGATG ctcGTCTGTTCCACCAGGCTTTCATCAGCTTCAGGAAGTATGTCCTGGAAATGACGGCACTCCCCGCTGATCTGCACATCATCCTCAGTGACATCTGCTTCGGAGCAG GTCATGTAGATGACATCTACCCGTACTTCATGCGTCATGCCAAGCAGGTCTTTCCTATGCTGGACTGTATGGAGGACCTGAGAAAGATCTCCGACCTCAGACACCCTGCTAACTG GTATCCCGAGGCTCGTGCCATCCAGAGGAAGGTGATTTTCCATGCTGGTCCCACTAACAGTGGTAAAACCTACCACGCCATCCAGCGCTTCCTGGCTGCCAAGTCTGGAGTCTACTGCGGCCCCCTGAAGCTGCTGGCCCACGAGATCTTTGAGAAAACCAACACGGCC GGTGTGAGATGTGACTTGGTTACCGGAGAGGAAAGGACATTCACGGACCCCGAGGGTCGAGCAGCCGGTCATGTAGCCTGTACAATCGAGATGTGCAGCGTCAACACACCTT ATGAGGTGGCTGTGATCGATGAAATTCAGATGATCAGAGATCTGTCCAGAGGCTGGGCCTGGACCAGAGCACTGCTGG GTCTGTGTGCGGAGGAGATCCATGTGTGTGGGGAACCTGCAGCCATCGACTTCATCAGAGAGATGATGTTCACCAccggagaggaggtggag gTCCACAACTACGAGCGTTTAACTCCTTTTACAATCCTGGATCAGGCTGTGGAGTCATTAGACAACCTGAGGCCAGGAGATTGCATCGTCTGCTTCAGCAAAAACGACATCTACTCCATCAGCAGACAGATTGAGGCCAGAGGACTAGAATGTGCCGTCATTTACGGGAGCTTACCTCcag GCACCAAGTTGTCACAAGCCAAGAAGTTCAATGACCCCGATGACGCCTGCAAGATACTGGTGGCTACAGATGCTATCGGGATGGGCCTGAACCT gaGTATAAGACGTATAATCTTCAACAGTCTGATAAAGCCTAACATTAATGAGAAAGGGGAGAAGCAGATGGACACCATCAGCACATCGCAAGCCCTGCAGATAGCCGGCCGCGCAGGGAG GTTCTCCTCCAAGTTTAAAGAGGGAGAGGTCACCACCATGCACAGAGACGATCTGCCTGTTCTGAAGGAAATACTCAGCCAATCCGTGGACCCGATAGAG ACTGCAGGTCTGCATCCTACAGCGGAGCAGATCGAGATGTTCGCTTATCATCTTCCCGATGCTTCACTGTCAAACCTTGTT gACATATTCGTCAGCCTCTCTCAGGTGGACGGTGTGTATTTTGTCTGCAACATTGACGACTTCAAGTTCCTGGCTGACATGATTCAGCACATCCCGCTGAACCTGAGGGCGCGCTACGTCTTCTGCACCGCTCCCATCAACAAGAAACAACCGTTTGTCTGCACCTCGTTCCTCAAG TTTGCCCGTCAGTTCAGTCGAGACGAGCCTCTGACATTTGACTGGGTCTGTCGCCATGTCAACTGGCCTCTGGCTCTAcccaaaaacataaaagacCTGGTTCACTTGGAAGCCGTCCACGATGTGTTAGATCTTTATCTTTGGTTAAG CTACCGTTTCATGGACATGTTTCCAGACACGGCCATGGTTAGGAAAATCCAGCAGGAACTTGATGAGACCATCCAAGAAGGTGTGCTGAATATCACCCGTCTCATCAGAGCCACTGACTCAACCATCACTGACATGCACGGTAATGTTGGAACATCCAGCAGTAATAATGTGACCGGCAGCAAAGGTCAACGGGGACAAGGGGTTTCAGGAGTGGTGATCGACAGCTCTCTGGCTAGTCGCCTGGTGAGAGACGGGCTCCTGACGCCCGATTTGCTCCGGCAGCTGCAGAGGGAGTGGTCTAAAGATACAGACgataaaaataatgacaacaaagggaaaaggaaaaagaagaagaaatga